CGCACAAAAGAAGGCCGCAGCTCGCGCTGGGGTGACTGGGGCACTCGCAGCGAGAACGAGGATGTGAAGCCCGAGCGCATCGTTATGTCGTCGGAAATCATGGCCTTGAACAACCTCGAAGGCTTCCTGTCGTTCCCCGGCAGCATCCCGATTGCACGGGTGGCCATTGAGCCGATCAACTTCACCCGCACGAACCCGGTACCGGGCATCGTTCCAAACCTTGAGATCATCTAAATGCTCGATATCACGACCATTTCTCGGCAATCACTGGGCAAAGTCGTGTCGTACTACGCGGATGGTGCGGATGACTACTACGCAAAAGACGGCGGCGCCATGCAATGGCAAGGTGCCGGCGCCGAGGCATTGGGCCTGTCCGGGGAGGTAGAGCAGGCCCGATTCCGCGAGCTGCTGGATGGCCGGATTAGCGACAACACGAAGCTCATGCGGACCGTCAAAGAGGCGGACGGCAAAGTGGTCAGCAAGGAACGGCTGGGGTACGACCTCACATTCTCGGCACCCAAGGGCGTGTCGCTCCAGGCCTTGGTCCACGGTGACGCCAGTATCATCGAAGCCCACGACAAGGCCGTGGCGGCGGCGATCCGCGAAGCTGAACGGCTGTCCCAGGCGCGAATCACGGTCAACAAGAAGACCGGCACCGAGAACACCAACAACTTGGTGGTGGCCAAGTTCCGACACGAAACGTCACGCGCCCTGGACCCCGACCTGCATACCCATGCGTTCGTGCTGAACATGACCCAGCGTAGCGACGGCGAATGGCGGGCACTGAAAAATGACGGCGTGTTCAATTCGTCCATGTTCTTGGGCAACGTCTACAAGGCGGAACTGGCCCGCGAGCTGGAAAAGGCCGGCTTCCAGTTGCGCTATGAGCGCAACGGCACATTCGACCTGGCGCACTTCTCCGATGAGCAGATCCGCGAATTCAGTTCGCGCAGCCAGCAGATCGAGGCAGCGCTAGCGGCGAAAGGCCTGGACCGCAGCACAGCGTCATATGCCGAAAAAAACCAGGCCGCGCTGGCCACCCGCGACAAAAAGCAGGGTGGCATCGACCGCGAGGAACTGCGCCAGGTTTGGCTGGAGCGGTCGAGGGCCTTGGGTATCGACTACCACAGTCGCGAGTGGGCCGGCGTCGGCGCCGATGCCCAGGGCGGCAACGAGCGAAGCAGCGCGGCCACTCCGCAGATCGAGAAGCCCCTGGAGTACCGTGCAGACCAGGTAATCGAATTCGCGATCAAGAGTCTGACCGAACGCCAGGCCGTGATCGGACAGAAGGAGCTGATGGATACCGCGCTGCGCCACGGGTACGGCGCACTCACCATCGACGACGTGCGCGCCGGCATCGAGCGGCGAGCCGCATCTGGCCACCTGATCCGCGAGGAACCGCTGTACTCATCGCAGAACCCAGCCGATGGAAAGAAGGGGAAGGCCGCCGAGAAGGCCCGCCAGGAGGCGCCACAGCTCAGCCGGAAGGAATGGGTGGCAAACCTTGTCCGTGCCGGCAAATCGCGCTCAGAGGCCGCCAGGCTCGTTGATGAGGGTATCCGCACGGGACGGCTGCGTCAGGGTGAAAGCCGTTTCACCACGCACATCGCGCAAAAGCGCGAACGCGAGGTGCTGCAAATCGAGCGAATGGGGCGCGGTACAGTTCAGCCGCGGATCTCCAAGGAAGCCGCCGAAGCCTTCCTTGCCGATCGGGGCTTGAACGCGGAACAGCAGTCCTCGGTGATGCGGATCGCCCGCACACAAAACCAGTTCATCGGCGTGCAGGGCTTTGCCGGCGTCGGCAAAAGCTACATGACTGTAGCGGCTAAGGATCTGCTGGAAGCGAACGGATACCGTGTCACCAGCCTGGCGCCCTATGGGAGCCAGGTAAAGGCGCTCCAGGCCGAGGGCCTGGAGGCGCGCACTCTGCAATCATTCCTCAAGGCCCGCGATAAGAAGATCGACAGCAACACCGTCGTGATTATCGACGAGGCCGGCGTAATTCCTGCGCGGCAGATGCACGAGGCCATGAAAACCATTGAGGCTGCCGGCGCTCGCGTTGTCTTCCTGGGCGACGTGGCACAGACCAAAGCTATCGAGGCCGGCAAACCCTTCGAGCAGTTGATGAAAGCCGGCATGGAAACGTCCCGGCTGACCGACATTCAGCGGCAGAAAGACCCGCAGTTGCTGGAAGCGGTGAAGCTGGCCGCCGAGGGCAAATCCAAACAATCGCTGCCGCTGGTGAACGAGATACGCGAGATCGAGGACAACGGGGCACGCTACCAGGCCATTGTCGAAGCCTACGCCTCGATGCCAAAGGCCGAACGTGACCAGGCGCTGATTATCACCGGTACTAACGCCAGTCGGATCGAGATCAACGAAGGGGTGCGCGAGGCGCTGGGCCTGAAAGGACAGGGCGCGGAATATCCATTGCTCAATCGCCTGGATACGACACAGGCCGAGCGCCGGCATAGCAAATACTACGGCAAGGGCAGCATTGTCGTACCCGAGGTGGACTATAAGAACGGGCTGCAACGGGGCGTGCAGTACGTGGTACTCGACACTGGTCCCGGCAACAAACTCACCGTGCGGGGGCCGGAAGGCGAGAGACTGCAATTCACCCCGGCTCGATGCAC
The Pseudomonas putida genome window above contains:
- the mobF gene encoding MobF family relaxase encodes the protein MLDITTISRQSLGKVVSYYADGADDYYAKDGGAMQWQGAGAEALGLSGEVEQARFRELLDGRISDNTKLMRTVKEADGKVVSKERLGYDLTFSAPKGVSLQALVHGDASIIEAHDKAVAAAIREAERLSQARITVNKKTGTENTNNLVVAKFRHETSRALDPDLHTHAFVLNMTQRSDGEWRALKNDGVFNSSMFLGNVYKAELARELEKAGFQLRYERNGTFDLAHFSDEQIREFSSRSQQIEAALAAKGLDRSTASYAEKNQAALATRDKKQGGIDREELRQVWLERSRALGIDYHSREWAGVGADAQGGNERSSAATPQIEKPLEYRADQVIEFAIKSLTERQAVIGQKELMDTALRHGYGALTIDDVRAGIERRAASGHLIREEPLYSSQNPADGKKGKAAEKARQEAPQLSRKEWVANLVRAGKSRSEAARLVDEGIRTGRLRQGESRFTTHIAQKREREVLQIERMGRGTVQPRISKEAAEAFLADRGLNAEQQSSVMRIARTQNQFIGVQGFAGVGKSYMTVAAKDLLEANGYRVTSLAPYGSQVKALQAEGLEARTLQSFLKARDKKIDSNTVVIIDEAGVIPARQMHEAMKTIEAAGARVVFLGDVAQTKAIEAGKPFEQLMKAGMETSRLTDIQRQKDPQLLEAVKLAAEGKSKQSLPLVNEIREIEDNGARYQAIVEAYASMPKAERDQALIITGTNASRIEINEGVREALGLKGQGAEYPLLNRLDTTQAERRHSKYYGKGSIVVPEVDYKNGLQRGVQYVVLDTGPGNKLTVRGPEGERLQFTPARCTKLSVYSVERTELAPGDQVKITRNDAEKDLANGDRFVVKEIHSDRVVLEGDKGRQVELDTASAMFVGLAYASTVHSAQGLTCDKVLINLETQSRTTAKDVYYVAISRARHAAEIFTDNRQKLGAAISRLNAKAGALDIKQLQRHALERKGHDQAGKQKDAAQKQQQGQQLPTKQPKEKGRAFGL